One genomic region from Labeo rohita strain BAU-BD-2019 chromosome 7, IGBB_LRoh.1.0, whole genome shotgun sequence encodes:
- the tlnrd1 gene encoding talin rod domain-containing protein 1: MASSGSGKSDSEVSTNIPSGSLQQRKRLSSICDACKSKMQLVADLLLLSSETRPVVNTDGMPVAETFEKCRDTVIARTKELSIIVHDIQSQLNMGKFVEVGDRLVEMGDLVVSLTEYSAHAAYLAAVDIPGSQAAVPGLVDRYKVTRCRHEVEQTCNVLRLTALADLTPQLLLEVSQHILKNLTTLTDASSLASDKSKDKFAKEQFKASVKCMSTSATALLACVRELKACPSELTRNRCVLFSGPLVQAVHALVGFATEPQFLGKAASITPEGKGVQTAVLGGAMSVVSACVLLTQGLRDISQHPESSSQMPIYRERLRNSACAVSDGCTLLSQALRERSSPRTLPPVNSHSVN; this comes from the coding sequence ATGGCTAGTAGTGGCTCGGGAAAATCAGATAGTGAGGTTTCTACCAACATCCCTAGCGGCAGCTTGCAACAAAGGAAAAGACTTTCATCCATCTGTGACGCATGCAAGAGCAAAATGCAGCTGGTGGCGGACCTGCTACTGCTGTCGAGCGAGACCAGGCCGGTGGTGAACACCGACGGCATGCCCGTGGCGGAGACGTTCGAGAAATGCCGTGACACGGTGATCGCCCGGACCAAGGAGCTGTCGATTATCGTTCACGATATCCAGAGCCAGCTCAACATGGGGAAGTTCGTGGAGGTCGGCGACCGGCTGGTGGAGATGGGCGACCTGGTGGTCTCACTGACGGAGTATTCAGCGCACGCTGCGTACTTGGCGGCCGTGGATATCCCGGGATCGCAAGCCGCCGTTCCCGGGCTGGTGGACCGCTATAAGGTCACCCGTTGCCGGCATGAAGTGGAGCAGACGTGCAACGTTCTCCGCCTGACGGCTCTGGCCGACCTGACGCCGCAGCTCCTTCTGGAAGTGTCGCAGCATATCCTGAAGAACCTCACCACGCTCACGGACGCCTCGTCTCTGGCCAGTGATAAATCTAAGGACAAGTTCGCCAAAGAGCAGTTCAAAGCCAGCGTCAAGTGCATGAGCACGAGCGCCACGGCTCTGCTGGCGTGCGTGCGCGAGCTAAAGGCCTGCCCCAGCGAGCTGACCCGCAACCGCTGCGTCCTCTTCAGCGGGCCGCTCGTGCAAGCCGTGCACGCCTTGGTGGGTTTCGCCACCGAGCCGCAGTTCCTTGGCAAAGCCGCCTCCATCACCCCCGAGGGCAAAGGGGTGCAGACGGCTGTTCTGGGCGGCGCCATGAGCGTGGTTTCGGCCTGCGTGCTCCTGACCCAGGGCCTCAGGGATATTTCCCAGCATCCCGAGAGCAGCTCCCAGATGCCCATCTACCGGGAGCGGCTGCGGAACTCTGCATGCGCCGTCTCGGACGGATGCACGCTCCTGTCTCAGGCACTAAGGGAACGATCCTCACCTAGAACTTTACCGCCAGTTAACTCTCATTCTGTGAATTAA